ATTGGAATGAGAGGAAAAAGACAAACGAATTTATGCTGTTGTCATTCGCCCTATTCTTCATGGATACACCCTAAGTTTAATGCTATTTCATGCAAACATTATTGTCCAAGACGGATCGCGCATCAAACTTGAGCTTTTTGTGTGGGCTGTTGTATTTATAGTTATTCTGTTTTTAGCTATTATAGCAATGGGAGGGAACCGAGGAACGCTTTTTAATTTCAATATAGATTGTCATGAAAATGTAATATTTAAGAAGAGACGAGACATTTGTTTGCTACAGTATGTAGACGTTTTGTTTACTAGATTTATGTCCCCCATTTGTCCCTCAAAGATAATGGTTTGTTTGTAAGTTATTGATAAACAATTAAATAGTTATATTTCGAAGTTTTGTATCGGGAAGTAAATTGGCTTTAGTTCTTTTTAGCCGTTACTACTATAACAATACCTCCTACGAGCAGGAGGCCGCCCAGGTAAGGAGGCCAGTTTACGCTTTCCTTTTTATCGGCGGATACCTGTAATGGTCCTGCATCTATTATTTTTTCCTTTTTGGTATATGTAAATCCTGTCCAGATAAGCATTACCACTCCAAGTACTATTAATACTAATCCAATTGTTCTGTTCATAATTATAAAGTTTGATTATACGTATAATAACAAAACGAACCGTATTGTTTTGACCTTAACTAGCCGCTTGGAATGAGAGTAATGCTTGCCGATTGTTCTCGCTACCGCCAGCCCAAACCGGGGGCTACATGCTCCAGAATAGATGACAAGACATGCACATTATAATCAACGCCCAGTGTATTCGGTATCGTCAAAAGGAGCGTATCTGCTTCCTGGATAGCTTCGTCGTTAGCCAGCTCCTTTATGAGCTGATCGGGTTCCGCGGCGTAGCTTCGTCCGAAAATAGCACGCTTGTCGCTTTCAATGAATCCAATTTTATCAGATCCGCTTGCTTCCTGCCCGAAGTAATACCTGTCCTGGTCGTTCACCAGTGCAAAAATAGATCTGCTCACCGAAACCCTGGGTTCGCGCTGGTGTCCTGCGTTTTTCCAGGCTTCTTTGTACAGCCTGATTTGCTCGGCCTGCTGCACATGGAAGGGCTTGCCGCTTTCATCGTATTTAAGGGTTGAGCTTTGCAGGTGCATGCCGTTTTCGGCCGCCCAAACAGCCGTGGCGTTGGAAGCAGCGCCCCACCAGATGCGTTCTCTCAGGCCTTCGGAATGCGGTTCCAGGCGTAACAGACCGGGCGGATTGGGAAACATCGGGTACGGATTGGGCTCTGCAAACCCGATACCGTTTAGCTTATCCAGAAACTCCAGCGCTTTACGCCGTCCCATGTCGGCGTCGCTTTCGCCATCAGCCGGCTCATAACCAAAATGGCGCCACCCATCAATTACCTGCTCGGGCGAGCCTCTGCTGATCCCCAGCTGTAATCGCCCTCCGGATATCAAATCAGCGGCTCCGGCATCCTCCACCATATACAGCGGGTTCTCGTAACGCATATCAATCACGCCGGTGCCGATCTCTATACTGCTTGTTCTGGCTCCGATAGCGGATAGTAAAGGAAATGGCGACGCTAACTGGGCCGCAAAATGGTGCACGCGGAAGTACGCGCCGTCTAGTCCAATTTCTTCGGCGGCAACAGCCAGATCAATAGATTGAAGCAGCGTATCACTTGCTGTACGGGTTTTATAGGCTGGATGCCTGGACCAGTGTCCGAATGATAAAAATCCTATTTTCTTCATAGTTTACCTTCTATTTTTTGCCAGAGTATAGAAATTCAGCCAATGGGGTGTCGCTCCATGAACTCTTCAATATTGGTTGAATGGGGGTTATTGGTGTAATGGGGCGGATGGGCGTCATTTTCTGAATACCTTTCATTCTCTCCATTCTTGTAATACGGATAGTTGCATCTTTTCTTGCTCCAACGATTTGACCTTCTTTGTCGTATATGGTGCCATCTTCATACCACCCTAAAAAACTGCCATCAAAGCCGAATATGGCTAAATCGCTCCCGTCCTTTTCGAGGAAGGCAACGGGGGTACCATCCCACATAAATATTGTCCGTTCCTGATCATAGTCAATGTAGGCTCTTGCTTCGCCTTCGCGGTCATAAAGGGACACCTGCTGTGCGCCGGCTGAAAATGTCAGGCTTATCGAAGCTAACAAAGTAAAAATAAATGTTTTCATGTGTGTTTAGTGGTTTAGTTTGTGTGCTCTGAATTTTACTGGTTCTTGCAAAATCTAAATTTACAAAAGCTAAACAGGTTCTGCAAGAGATTTCATCATCCTCGTCCATAGATGAAGCAGCGTTGTAAAGATAGTCGATGTAACATTCGTTTGGCTTATTACCCGGGGAGGTCTATATTTGTCTAAATAAAAACCTGCAAATGAACCGGTTCACCATCGTTTTTTTATTAAGCCTTATTTTTATTGCTGTTTTTGCAAAAGCACAAACAATCACTCAGGCGCGCTTCAGAATTTCGAACAAAACAAAAGGATTCACCTCTATCGACCTGGTGATCAATAACACTATTTATGTGGGCATTGAAGACGACGGGAGTATTGCGTATATAGAATCGGAGAATGACGATATCAACACGCCGTTAGACCTTGAAAGACTGGGTTTACCTATTACTTTTTATGGTACTTCCGATATTCATGATATTCCTGGTAAGATAAAATCTATCGGCAATATTAAATTCACTTACTACAATGTTTTTGATATTCACGACGAGCGCGGCAACCTTAAATCGATAGGCGACATTCAAATAAAATATTGCAATACTTTCGATATTCACGATTCTAAGGGTAAAGTAAAGTCGGTTGGGCCTGTTACCATTAAGTACTATAACGTTTTTGATCAAAGCTTTCCGTTCGGATATGTTAAATCAATCGAAGGCAATACGGCGAGAATAAAAGTGAGTGTGAGAAACCCAATAATAGAACGCGGACGAAAATCCTGAAGTTGATTAAGCCGCCGCGCGCGGCTTCTCCGTCCTAAAAACAAAAACGGCTCAAATCCTTCGATTTGTGCCGTTTTCCAAATTTTGACCTTTTGGTTGCGGAGAGGGAGGGATTCAAACCCCCGGTACCTTTTACAGTACACCTGATTTCGAATCAGGCACATTCGATCACTCTGACACCTCTCCGGTTTTAAATTAGCTCTAACAAAAAATCCCGCACTTGCGGGACTTTGGAGCGGAGAGTTAGGGATTCGAACCCCAGGAACCTTTCACAGTTCAACAGTTTTCAAGACTGCCGCAATCGACCACTCTGCCAACTCTCCGGGGACAAAAGTACAAACTCCGCTCAATTCTGCAAAAAACGGAACGAAAAAAAATGCTTAATTGGTTTACTGCCCTGTAATACAGTTTTATAATTTTTATTTGGGGAGGTTTTTTTGAAACGTTTCCTGTACAGGTTCGTCTTTGAAGGTATTAAAACGCGGCCTGATAATCTTAATACTCCTTTTAGAAAGGTCGATACTCGCGTTGAGCTCAAAGCCGATCAGTATGATCAGGGAGTTCAGAAAGAGCCAGATCATGATCACAATGAGCGTACCGATAGATCCATACAGCTTATTGTAATTGCTGAAATTATTAATGTAATAGGTGAAGCCCCACGACGTGAGGATGGCAAGTATTGTGGCAAGCCACGATCCGGGACTGAAAAGCTTCCATTTTTTCTGGTAGGAGGGACCGTACCGGTATAAAATAGAGATCGTGGTAAAATATACCACAGCCAGGATCACCCACCTTACCAGCGCGATAACATACAGCCAGAACCATTCCTTAAACTGGATCTCTGTTTTAATCTTCGCAATGATGAACTCGCCGGCAGTGATTACCGCCAGCCCGAAGATGAGGGCAAACACCGTAACGACAGTCAGAACGATGGCCACAAATCGCTGCTTAAACCAGCCGCGGGTTTCGGGCTGCAGCGAAGCTTTATTGAAGGCCTGCATCAGGTTAGTCACTCCGTTGGTAGAGAAGAACAGTGCAGCAAGGAACCCGAACGATAAAAGTCCCCCGTTTTGTTTTTTGATGATATCCTCAAGCGTTGATTGTACGGCTCCATAGGCATTAGAAGGGAGCAGCATGGAGATAAGCGACATCAGCTGGTCCTGGAATCCATCGATGGGAATATAGGGAATGAGCGTAAATAAAAAGATCAGACCCGGAAAAATTGCCAGCATAAAGCTGTATGCGAGTGAAGAAGCCTTGGTGATCAGCGAATCTCTCGTTACCTCCTGGAAGAAAAATGAACCTACCGTGTAAATGGGCAGAGGACTGAAAACAGGGAATACTGCCTTCTTGGTCCAGTCCATAAACCGCTTGTATATTTTAACTTTCAAAAGGAATCTCTGGATCATTGGCGTAATCTTTTTCTAATCAAAAAAAGGTTTGAGCCGCTCCTGGAAATATTCAGGGGGCATACAAGGCCTGTTCCTCTTCATGTCGATGAAGGCAAGTGTGGTTTCGCCCTCATGAATGAACTCGTTCTCCTCGTTATACAGTTCATACCGAAAGTGGATACGCACGCCCGGCATCTTATCAAGTATTACTTTAATGGTGATTTCCTCGTCGTAACGTGCTGGTTTGAGATACTTGCATCGCATCTCCAGAACAGGCATCATCACTCCGGCATCCTCCATAGAGCGGTAGGTCATGTCGAGGCTGCGCAGCATCTCTACCCGTGCTACTTCATAAAACTCAGCATAGTTGCCATAGTACATATAGCCCATCTGGTCGGTCTCTCCATAACGTACCCTGATCTTTGTTTCGTGTACAAACATTATTTTTTGATGTTTCTTTCGTTGAGTGCCTGCTGAAACCGCCTGGCATTTGCCTGATGTTCGGCCACGGTAACGGCGAAGTTGTGATATCCCGAAAAATCCTCTTTGGCGCACATGTACAGATAATTGTGTTTCTGGTAGTTTAAAACCGCATCGATGGCCTTAATACTGGGCATCATAATAGGGCCCGGAGGCAGTCCCGCATACACATACGTATTGTACGGCGAATCCTTTATAAGGTGCCTGTTCAGTACCCTGCGGATGCTGAAGTCCTTATTTGCATAGATCACCGTGGGGTCGGCCTGAAGCTTCATGCCTCTTTTATGCCGGTTAAGATAAAGCCCCGCCACGGCGGGCATTTCGCTGTCGTGAAGCGCTTCGGCATCCACAATAGCGGCCAGCGTACTTACCTGTATTGGAGTAAGTCCGAGCGCCTTTGCCTTTTCGTTTCTCTTCTCCGTCCAGAACTTCTGATATTCGTCGTACATCCGTTTAAAGAACTTATCGGTAGAAATATTCCAGTACATCTCGTACGAGTTAGGAATAAACATGGCATACACATTATCCCGGTTGAAGCCATATTTGCTGATAAATGCGGTTGAATCAAGTAACCGTACCAGCGAAACGGAATCGGGCTCCAGCTGTTTGGATACATACCCCGCAAAATCTTCTTTTAAACGGTATCCTCTGAAGCTCAGTTTAACAGGCTCCTGGTTGCCGGCTTTAAGCATGTTAATGAAACGGCGGTTCCCCATGCCCGCGGTTAGCTTGTACTTGCCCGGCTTTACCGCCTTTGGATAGTTCATGTTTAATGCCACCCATTGAAAAACAACAGAATCTTTAACGATCTCCTTATCCCTGATAGTTTTGTATACATCGTCAAAATCAGAACCGGTGTGGATATAAAGATATTGCTCGTTATCGGTAACGCTAGGCCCGAAGTAACGCAGGTAATAGTTGAAGGCAGTGATGGCTAGAGAAATTACTAAAATCAGCCCTAAAGCAATAAAGATTTTGGCTTTTAGAGAAAGTCTTCCGGATTGTTTATCAGTCATTCTTTTATAAAAGTTAATTAATCGATTTAATATGCGGCAGATATTCAGTACAACTGTATTAAAGGCAAATCAGTCAACCGTCATTCTGCATCTGTATATCAACAGTAAGCTCATTAACAAGTTTTCGAGTTTACGAACAGTTCAATGTTAAGGTGCAGGCGGACCATTCGACAGGATAAGATCTACGTGTGTTCCGATAGGTACTTTCGATAAAGTATCGCTAACTGCCGGATACTGTTTGATAACGCGGGCGGTAGTGCTGTCGGTAACCGTACCTTCGTAAAACACAGAACCTGCTTCGAGCGACGAACCCTTCAGTGAAAAGATAGCTTCGGGTAAAGAAAGGCCTACTACGTTCGGAAGGTCTACCTCACTGGCTCCTTTGCCATCGCCCAGTAAAAGGGCTACTACCGTACCTTTAGGTATCTGATCGCCTTTTTTTATCTGCCGGCCTTTATATGTAGCTTCCAGTACACGATCACGAACAATGTCGGAAGTATAGGTGGTATCGCCGATCTTTATTCCGTAATTGCTTAACACAGCACGGGCTTCCAGGAAAGTCATTTCAAAGATGTCGGGGAAGCCTACATCCGGAGCGTTGCGGGTAATGATGGTGAGGTATATCGTCCTGTTCATCTTTACATTGGTATTGGCGTCGGGGTCCTGCTCAATAACAAGTCCAGGCGCGCGGTCTACCTGGTATACCGAATCGATCTGGTACCTGAACCCCTGAGATTCAAGTAATTCAACTGCCTCTTCAACCGACAGGCCCTTTAACTTAGGAACAGGCACTCCCTCTCCATGCCGGGTGTAAAACCTCAGGCTGAAAAAGATGATGAGTAAAAATCCGGCTATAGAAGCAATAGCGATGATCAGATTCTTCCGGAATGTATTGGTCTTGAGATATTCTAAAAATTTACTCATTGTTAAAAGCTGTTGGCACTTAGCGGTTGGCAATTAGCTCCCCGCGCTCGCAGGCCTCCTGTTTTGCCGCCCGCAAACTTAATCTAAAATTAACGATTTTTGAAGATATTATAAGAATTACGTTGCCAAAAGCCAATAGCAAATTGCCAGCAGCTAATTGTATATTTGGCGCATGAAGAAGACTATTGCCCTTGTAACCGGAGGTTTTACCGGCGAATCGGTTATTTCTCTTAAAAGCGCAGAAGTAATCGAAAGAAACATAGACAGCGAAAAATTTGAGGTCTATAAGATTATTATCACTCCAGAGAGCTGGTATTATATCGATAGAAATGCTATCAAACATACAATCGATAAGAACGATTTTTCCTTAAATATCCAGGATAAGGTGATCAGGTTTGATGGCGTTTTCATCGGACTTCATGGCTCGCCGGGCGAAGATGGCAAGCTTCAGGGATATTTTGATATGGTGGGCCTGCCTTATACCAGTTGCGATGCCCTTACATCGGCCATCACGATGAATAAAGGCTACACCAAGGCGATTGTTGAGGGGATTAAAGACCTTCATACAGCGCGCTCCATTCAGTTGTTTGCCAACACGCCTTCGGCTGCGGAGGAGGTACTGGCGGGCTTAAATCTCCCCTTGTTTGTGAAACCTAACAACGGCGGAAGCAGCATTGGTATGAGCAAGGTAAAAACCGCTGAAGAGCTGCCACTGGCGCTTGAAAAGGCTTTCAAGGAAGACGACCAGGTACTGGTAGAAGAGTACATCGCGGGACGCGAGTTTACAATCGGCGTTTATAAAGGAAAAGAAGGCATTAAGGTGTTACCCTCCACGGAAATCGTTAGCTCGAAAGAGTTTTTTGATTACGAGGCGAAATATACAGCGGGAATCACAGACGAGATTACACCCGGCCGCATGACAGGCGAGGAGC
The window above is part of the Arcticibacter tournemirensis genome. Proteins encoded here:
- the mltG gene encoding endolytic transglycosylase MltG — encoded protein: MTDKQSGRLSLKAKIFIALGLILVISLAITAFNYYLRYFGPSVTDNEQYLYIHTGSDFDDVYKTIRDKEIVKDSVVFQWVALNMNYPKAVKPGKYKLTAGMGNRRFINMLKAGNQEPVKLSFRGYRLKEDFAGYVSKQLEPDSVSLVRLLDSTAFISKYGFNRDNVYAMFIPNSYEMYWNISTDKFFKRMYDEYQKFWTEKRNEKAKALGLTPIQVSTLAAIVDAEALHDSEMPAVAGLYLNRHKRGMKLQADPTVIYANKDFSIRRVLNRHLIKDSPYNTYVYAGLPPGPIMMPSIKAIDAVLNYQKHNYLYMCAKEDFSGYHNFAVTVAEHQANARRFQQALNERNIKK
- a CDS encoding YihY/virulence factor BrkB family protein encodes the protein MIQRFLLKVKIYKRFMDWTKKAVFPVFSPLPIYTVGSFFFQEVTRDSLITKASSLAYSFMLAIFPGLIFLFTLIPYIPIDGFQDQLMSLISMLLPSNAYGAVQSTLEDIIKKQNGGLLSFGFLAALFFSTNGVTNLMQAFNKASLQPETRGWFKQRFVAIVLTVVTVFALIFGLAVITAGEFIIAKIKTEIQFKEWFWLYVIALVRWVILAVVYFTTISILYRYGPSYQKKWKLFSPGSWLATILAILTSWGFTYYINNFSNYNKLYGSIGTLIVIMIWLFLNSLIILIGFELNASIDLSKRSIKIIRPRFNTFKDEPVQETFQKNLPK
- a CDS encoding acyl-CoA thioesterase; translated protein: MFVHETKIRVRYGETDQMGYMYYGNYAEFYEVARVEMLRSLDMTYRSMEDAGVMMPVLEMRCKYLKPARYDEEITIKVILDKMPGVRIHFRYELYNEENEFIHEGETTLAFIDMKRNRPCMPPEYFQERLKPFFD
- a CDS encoding 4-fold beta flower protein; this translates as MKTFIFTLLASISLTFSAGAQQVSLYDREGEARAYIDYDQERTIFMWDGTPVAFLEKDGSDLAIFGFDGSFLGWYEDGTIYDKEGQIVGARKDATIRITRMERMKGIQKMTPIRPITPITPIQPILKSSWSDTPLAEFLYSGKK
- a CDS encoding D-alanine--D-alanine ligase produces the protein MKKTIALVTGGFTGESVISLKSAEVIERNIDSEKFEVYKIIITPESWYYIDRNAIKHTIDKNDFSLNIQDKVIRFDGVFIGLHGSPGEDGKLQGYFDMVGLPYTSCDALTSAITMNKGYTKAIVEGIKDLHTARSIQLFANTPSAAEEVLAGLNLPLFVKPNNGGSSIGMSKVKTAEELPLALEKAFKEDDQVLVEEYIAGREFTIGVYKGKEGIKVLPSTEIVSSKEFFDYEAKYTAGITDEITPGRMTGEEQARVERVVTEAFRRLNCRGVVRIDYILEEETGKFFFIEVNTVPGQTEASLIPQQVRETGRTITDFYTELLETALGK
- a CDS encoding LLM class flavin-dependent oxidoreductase, with product MKKIGFLSFGHWSRHPAYKTRTASDTLLQSIDLAVAAEEIGLDGAYFRVHHFAAQLASPFPLLSAIGARTSSIEIGTGVIDMRYENPLYMVEDAGAADLISGGRLQLGISRGSPEQVIDGWRHFGYEPADGESDADMGRRKALEFLDKLNGIGFAEPNPYPMFPNPPGLLRLEPHSEGLRERIWWGAASNATAVWAAENGMHLQSSTLKYDESGKPFHVQQAEQIRLYKEAWKNAGHQREPRVSVSRSIFALVNDQDRYYFGQEASGSDKIGFIESDKRAIFGRSYAAEPDQLIKELANDEAIQEADTLLLTIPNTLGVDYNVHVLSSILEHVAPGLGWR
- a CDS encoding PASTA domain-containing protein, with product MSKFLEYLKTNTFRKNLIIAIASIAGFLLIIFFSLRFYTRHGEGVPVPKLKGLSVEEAVELLESQGFRYQIDSVYQVDRAPGLVIEQDPDANTNVKMNRTIYLTIITRNAPDVGFPDIFEMTFLEARAVLSNYGIKIGDTTYTSDIVRDRVLEATYKGRQIKKGDQIPKGTVVALLLGDGKGASEVDLPNVVGLSLPEAIFSLKGSSLEAGSVFYEGTVTDSTTARVIKQYPAVSDTLSKVPIGTHVDLILSNGPPAP